In Daphnia pulex isolate KAP4 chromosome 7, ASM2113471v1, one genomic interval encodes:
- the LOC124198697 gene encoding protein phosphatase 1 regulatory subunit 12A-like isoform X13, which translates to MESRTNSALFKRAEQLRRWEESETNKEPASARVVSRRIQFSDGCVFLSACAAGDKEEVLKLIRQGADIDTPNVDGLTALHQACIDDNLDMVEFLVEHGADINRGDHEGWTPLHATASCGFLSIARYLIENKSDVAAVNNDGELPIDIAETEAMEELLERETQLRGIDCDAARSQEERQMLADTSRWLEGDPASARLLQPHPRTGATPLHVASAKGYIRVMSMLVQGGGELNIQDIDGWTPLHAAAHWGQREACQLLCENMADMEVRNYVGQTCFDVADPDIIRLLEECKKRQAIILRERPEVYNNRGNARNQSPPKRRSSVTRTPQTEKAAIQASSKITDKVPGAVIMVDEEKENSSGELSSPVAPLAVQESFDERAKPATTPATTTTSVPTSTKDNSPRVTSSSGPPSRPPPPPATDVDNLPSSPSQQSGQMIETEEDVPSWRRPGSFRSRQAANAANGSGTLNHTPVKSEREGLNRSISQPLTPVAAVTSSSSATPQSSSTTSSNLASTASSISSSTSALSTDTEVTLRRAHSFESDERRLGTECPVEQTTTATLVLSQPNVPSSANQPIRSPSANTVVTTTATSSLTNVKLSPGTIIKNFFKSFVPPVRDEESETQRKAHAKRVRETRRSTQGVTLEEVKTAEQLAKKKQAETTSIPASVTPDATESTDSKSELERRPSWRLCINDNNKNKFSLEDSRSKNNGGGGVNASSTITSITADTVITIPLRRSKAQEEEMKETTKENAAAATPATIQRRRRPKRRSTGVVQIDMEDFDPSGKDNTSSSQTGDSEPHSDDSESLSDRGSSSRQVSRPSSLGSSISDVRDEAPAANTQPSTPITTQQQQPTMAAAAAAVASGAMTPNGDIDYKKLWEESQVENERLRDRLRSTHEELAKCKDQLDNAFQVSNARNAMTEAEKRERRALERKLSEMEEELKESQKMVELLRSDIGKMRDENGALIRVISKLSK; encoded by the exons ATGGAGTCAAGAACAAATTCAGCCCTGTTTAAGAGGGCTGAACAACTGAGAAGGTGGGAGGAATCAGAGACAAACAAGGAACCTGCCTCAGCTCGTGTGGTTTCAAGGAGAATCCAATTCTCAGATGGATGTGTATTTCTCTCCGCTTGTGCTGCCGGTGACAAAGAAGAAGTACTCAAACTCATACGGCAAGGAGCTGACATAGACACCCCCAATGTTGATGGTTTAACTGCGCTGCATCAG GCCTGCATCGATGACAATTTGGATATGGTGGAGTTTTTGGTGGAGCATGGAGCTGACATCAATCGTGGAGATCATGAAGGCTGGACTCCTCTGCACGCCACAGCCTCTTGTGGATTTTTATCAATTGCCAG GTACCTGATTGAGAACAAGTCAGATGTTGCTGCTGTAAACAATGACGGTGAACTCCCTATTGATATTGCTGAAACAGAAGCCATGGAAGAGTTGCTTGAACGAGAAACACAGTTGCGAg GCATTGACTGCGATGCTGCTAGGAGCCAAGAGGAACGACAAATGCTTGCTGACACTAGTCGGTGGCTGGAAGGAGACCCGGCATCAGCTCGACTGCTCCAGCCGCACCCTAGAACCGGCGCTACTCCGCTCCATGTCGCTTCAGCCAAAGGTTACATCCGCGTGATGAGCATGCTCGTTCAGGGCGGAGGCGAGCTGAACATTCAAGACATTGACGGCTGGACACCATTACATGCGGCTGCCCATTGGGGACAGCGTGAAGCATGTCAACTCTTGTGCGAAAACATGGCGGACATGGAGGTCCGCAATTACGTG GGTCAGACTTGCTTTGATGTGGCCGATCCTGACATCATCCGGTTACTGGAAGAATGCAAGAAGCGTCAGGCCATCATTTTACGAGAGCGGCCAGAAGTGTACAATAATCGAGGCAACGCAAGGAACCAGTCACCACCCAAGAGACG ATCGTCGGTCACCCGTACCCCGCAAACGGAGAAAGCTGCCATCCAGGCTTCGTCCAAAATCACGGATAAGGTTCCCGGTGCCGTCATCATGGTCgacgaggaaaaagagaacagCAGTGGCGAACTATCCTCGCCCGTGGCCCCTCTTGCCGTCCAGGAGTCCTTTGATGAACGAGCCAAACCTGCCACAACCCCTGCCACAACCACCACATCCGTCCCGACTTCAACGAAAGATAATTCTCCTAGAGTG acttcGTCAAGCGGACCCCCTTCACGTCCACCACCTCCACCGGCCACTGATGTGGACAACCTGCCTTCGTCTCCATCACAGCAATCGGGTCAAATGATTGAAACCGAGGAGGATGTTCCTTCTTGGAGAAGACCTGGTTCTTTCCGGTCGAGGCAAGCTG CCAATGCTGCCAACGGCAGTGGAACATTGAACCACACTCCGGTCAAATCGGAGCGAGAAGGATTGAACCGGTCCATCTCTCAGCCTTTAACCCCTGTAGCGGCCGTCACGTCTTCTTCCTCCGCCACCCCTCAATCTTCTTCTACCACTTCGTCCAACCTCGCCTCAACCGCCTCATCCATCTCCTCGTCCACCTCCGCCTTGTCTACCGATACGGAAGTCACACTACGGAGAGCCCATAGTTTCGAGTCCGACGAACG TCGGTTGGGAACAGAATGCCCCGTCGAGCAGACGACAACGGCCACTTTGGTCCTATCGCAGCCCAACGTGCCGAGTTCGGCCAATCAGCCCATACGCAG CCCGTCGGCCAACACGGTTGTGACCACTACAGCGACCTCATCGCTCACCAACGTCAAACTAAGTCCCGGAACAATTATCAAGAATTTCTTCAA GTCATTTGTTCCTCCAGTACGCGACGAAGAGTCAGAGACGCAGCGAAAGGCACACGCCAAGCGGGTCCGTGAAACCAGGCGTTCCACGCAGGGCGTCACGCTGGAAGAGGTCAAAACGGCCGAACAGCTAGCCAAGAAGAAACAGGCCGAAACC ACATCAATACCTGCGTCGGTCACCCCCGATGCTACCGAATCTACCGATTCGAAATCCGAACTGGAACGGCGGCCATCCTGGAGATTGTGCATCAACGATAACAATAAGAACAAG TTCTCATTGGAAGATTCACGGAGTAAGAACAACGGAGGAGGCGGTGTGAATGCCTCATCGACCATCACATCAATAACGGCCGACACTGTCATCACGATCCCGCTGCGTCGCTCCAAAGCCCAGGAAGAag aaatgaAGGAGACGACAAAGGAGAATGCGGCAGCTGCTACCCCAGCAACGATCCAGCGGAGGCGCCGGCCCAAACGGCGATCGACGGGTGTCGTTCAGATCGACATGGAG GATTTCGACCCTTCCGGCAAAGACAACACCTCCTCATCACAGACGGGCGACAGCGAACCTCATTCGGATGATTCAGAG TCGTTGTCGGATCGAGGGAGCAGTTCACGTCAAGTCTCCCGACCGTCTTCACTCGGCTCGTCCATCAGCGATGTGCGCGACGAAGCGCCGGCCGCCAACACTCAACCGTCGACGCCCATCACgacccagcaacaacagcccaCCATGGCAGCGGCAGCGGCCGCCGTCGCTTCCGGCGCCATGACTCCCAACGGCGACATTGAttacaaaaaa TTATGGGAGGAGAGCCAAGTGGAGAACGAACGGCTGCGCGATCGATTGCGGTCCACGCACGAAGAGTTGGCCAAATGCAAGGATCAGCTGGACAACGCCTTTCAAGTG AGTAATGCACGCAACGCCATGACGGAGGCGGAGAAACGCGAACGCCGAGCCCTCGAGCGGAAGCTCTCcgagatggaagaagagctCAAA GAATCCCAAAAGATGGTGGAGCTGCTCCGTTCGGACATTGGCAAGATGCGCGACGAGAATGGAGCACTCATCCGCGTCATCAGCAAACTCtccaagtaa
- the LOC124198697 gene encoding protein phosphatase 1 regulatory subunit 12A-like isoform X10 → MESRTNSALFKRAEQLRRWEESETNKEPASARVVSRRIQFSDGCVFLSACAAGDKEEVLKLIRQGADIDTPNVDGLTALHQACIDDNLDMVEFLVEHGADINRGDHEGWTPLHATASCGFLSIARYLIENKSDVAAVNNDGELPIDIAETEAMEELLERETQLRGIDCDAARSQEERQMLADTSRWLEGDPASARLLQPHPRTGATPLHVASAKGYIRVMSMLVQGGGELNIQDIDGWTPLHAAAHWGQREACQLLCENMADMEVRNYVGQTCFDVADPDIIRLLEECKKRQAIILRERPEVYNNRGNARNQSPPKRRSSVTRTPQTEKAAIQASSKITDKVPGAVIMVDEEKENSSGELSSPVAPLAVQESFDERAKPATTPATTTTSVPTSTKDNSPRVTSSSGPPSRPPPPPATDVDNLPSSPSQQSGQMIETEEDVPSWRRPGSFRSRQAANAANGSGTLNHTPVKSEREGLNRSISQPLTPVAAVTSSSSATPQSSSTTSSNLASTASSISSSTSALSTDTEVTLRRAHSFESDERFYSRLLELRRRIKANSLPLLAASSLTPIVSGGSNSVGEDVNGGGPTSTNTIHSTNNRSRVEQTLQPDDDLEPVVLRVKSRLGTECPVEQTTTATLVLSQPNVPSSANQPIRRSFVPPVRDEESETQRKAHAKRVRETRRSTQGVTLEEVKTAEQLAKKKQAETFSLEDSRSKNNGGGGVNASSTITSITADTVITIPLRRSKAQEEEMKETTKENAAAATPATIQRRRRPKRRSTGVVQIDMEDFDPSGKDNTSSSQTGDSEPHSDDSESLSDRGSSSRQVSRPSSLGSSISDVRDEAPAANTQPSTPITTQQQQPTMAAAAAAVASGAMTPNGDIDYKKLWEESQVENERLRDRLRSTHEELAKCKDQLDNAFQVSNARNAMTEAEKRERRALERKLSEMEEELKESQKMVELLRSDIGKMRDENGALIRVISKLSK, encoded by the exons ATGGAGTCAAGAACAAATTCAGCCCTGTTTAAGAGGGCTGAACAACTGAGAAGGTGGGAGGAATCAGAGACAAACAAGGAACCTGCCTCAGCTCGTGTGGTTTCAAGGAGAATCCAATTCTCAGATGGATGTGTATTTCTCTCCGCTTGTGCTGCCGGTGACAAAGAAGAAGTACTCAAACTCATACGGCAAGGAGCTGACATAGACACCCCCAATGTTGATGGTTTAACTGCGCTGCATCAG GCCTGCATCGATGACAATTTGGATATGGTGGAGTTTTTGGTGGAGCATGGAGCTGACATCAATCGTGGAGATCATGAAGGCTGGACTCCTCTGCACGCCACAGCCTCTTGTGGATTTTTATCAATTGCCAG GTACCTGATTGAGAACAAGTCAGATGTTGCTGCTGTAAACAATGACGGTGAACTCCCTATTGATATTGCTGAAACAGAAGCCATGGAAGAGTTGCTTGAACGAGAAACACAGTTGCGAg GCATTGACTGCGATGCTGCTAGGAGCCAAGAGGAACGACAAATGCTTGCTGACACTAGTCGGTGGCTGGAAGGAGACCCGGCATCAGCTCGACTGCTCCAGCCGCACCCTAGAACCGGCGCTACTCCGCTCCATGTCGCTTCAGCCAAAGGTTACATCCGCGTGATGAGCATGCTCGTTCAGGGCGGAGGCGAGCTGAACATTCAAGACATTGACGGCTGGACACCATTACATGCGGCTGCCCATTGGGGACAGCGTGAAGCATGTCAACTCTTGTGCGAAAACATGGCGGACATGGAGGTCCGCAATTACGTG GGTCAGACTTGCTTTGATGTGGCCGATCCTGACATCATCCGGTTACTGGAAGAATGCAAGAAGCGTCAGGCCATCATTTTACGAGAGCGGCCAGAAGTGTACAATAATCGAGGCAACGCAAGGAACCAGTCACCACCCAAGAGACG ATCGTCGGTCACCCGTACCCCGCAAACGGAGAAAGCTGCCATCCAGGCTTCGTCCAAAATCACGGATAAGGTTCCCGGTGCCGTCATCATGGTCgacgaggaaaaagagaacagCAGTGGCGAACTATCCTCGCCCGTGGCCCCTCTTGCCGTCCAGGAGTCCTTTGATGAACGAGCCAAACCTGCCACAACCCCTGCCACAACCACCACATCCGTCCCGACTTCAACGAAAGATAATTCTCCTAGAGTG acttcGTCAAGCGGACCCCCTTCACGTCCACCACCTCCACCGGCCACTGATGTGGACAACCTGCCTTCGTCTCCATCACAGCAATCGGGTCAAATGATTGAAACCGAGGAGGATGTTCCTTCTTGGAGAAGACCTGGTTCTTTCCGGTCGAGGCAAGCTG CCAATGCTGCCAACGGCAGTGGAACATTGAACCACACTCCGGTCAAATCGGAGCGAGAAGGATTGAACCGGTCCATCTCTCAGCCTTTAACCCCTGTAGCGGCCGTCACGTCTTCTTCCTCCGCCACCCCTCAATCTTCTTCTACCACTTCGTCCAACCTCGCCTCAACCGCCTCATCCATCTCCTCGTCCACCTCCGCCTTGTCTACCGATACGGAAGTCACACTACGGAGAGCCCATAGTTTCGAGTCCGACGAACG ATTTTATTCGCGGCTGCTGGAACTGCGGCGACGGATCAAGGCCAATTCCTTGCCATTGCTGGCAGCCTCGTCGCTCACTCCGATCGTGAGCGGCGGCAGCAACAGCGTTGGGGAGGATGTCAATGGTGGAGGCCCCACTAGTACTAACACTATTCATTCAACCAATAACCGAAGCCGAGTCGAACAAACCCTACAACCTGACGACGACCTTGAACCAGTCGTTCTACGGGTGAAAAG TCGGTTGGGAACAGAATGCCCCGTCGAGCAGACGACAACGGCCACTTTGGTCCTATCGCAGCCCAACGTGCCGAGTTCGGCCAATCAGCCCATACGCAG GTCATTTGTTCCTCCAGTACGCGACGAAGAGTCAGAGACGCAGCGAAAGGCACACGCCAAGCGGGTCCGTGAAACCAGGCGTTCCACGCAGGGCGTCACGCTGGAAGAGGTCAAAACGGCCGAACAGCTAGCCAAGAAGAAACAGGCCGAAACC TTCTCATTGGAAGATTCACGGAGTAAGAACAACGGAGGAGGCGGTGTGAATGCCTCATCGACCATCACATCAATAACGGCCGACACTGTCATCACGATCCCGCTGCGTCGCTCCAAAGCCCAGGAAGAag aaatgaAGGAGACGACAAAGGAGAATGCGGCAGCTGCTACCCCAGCAACGATCCAGCGGAGGCGCCGGCCCAAACGGCGATCGACGGGTGTCGTTCAGATCGACATGGAG GATTTCGACCCTTCCGGCAAAGACAACACCTCCTCATCACAGACGGGCGACAGCGAACCTCATTCGGATGATTCAGAG TCGTTGTCGGATCGAGGGAGCAGTTCACGTCAAGTCTCCCGACCGTCTTCACTCGGCTCGTCCATCAGCGATGTGCGCGACGAAGCGCCGGCCGCCAACACTCAACCGTCGACGCCCATCACgacccagcaacaacagcccaCCATGGCAGCGGCAGCGGCCGCCGTCGCTTCCGGCGCCATGACTCCCAACGGCGACATTGAttacaaaaaa TTATGGGAGGAGAGCCAAGTGGAGAACGAACGGCTGCGCGATCGATTGCGGTCCACGCACGAAGAGTTGGCCAAATGCAAGGATCAGCTGGACAACGCCTTTCAAGTG AGTAATGCACGCAACGCCATGACGGAGGCGGAGAAACGCGAACGCCGAGCCCTCGAGCGGAAGCTCTCcgagatggaagaagagctCAAA GAATCCCAAAAGATGGTGGAGCTGCTCCGTTCGGACATTGGCAAGATGCGCGACGAGAATGGAGCACTCATCCGCGTCATCAGCAAACTCtccaagtaa
- the LOC124198697 gene encoding protein phosphatase 1 regulatory subunit 12A-like isoform X14, whose translation MESRTNSALFKRAEQLRRWEESETNKEPASARVVSRRIQFSDGCVFLSACAAGDKEEVLKLIRQGADIDTPNVDGLTALHQACIDDNLDMVEFLVEHGADINRGDHEGWTPLHATASCGFLSIARYLIENKSDVAAVNNDGELPIDIAETEAMEELLERETQLRGIDCDAARSQEERQMLADTSRWLEGDPASARLLQPHPRTGATPLHVASAKGYIRVMSMLVQGGGELNIQDIDGWTPLHAAAHWGQREACQLLCENMADMEVRNYVGQTCFDVADPDIIRLLEECKKRQAIILRERPEVYNNRGNARNQSPPKRRSSVTRTPQTEKAAIQASSKITDKVPGAVIMVDEEKENSSGELSSPVAPLAVQESFDERAKPATTPATTTTSVPTSTKDNSPRVTSSSGPPSRPPPPPATDVDNLPSSPSQQSGQMIETEEDVPSWRRPGSFRSRQAANAANGSGTLNHTPVKSEREGLNRSISQPLTPVAAVTSSSSATPQSSSTTSSNLASTASSISSSTSALSTDTEVTLRRAHSFESDERRLGTECPVEQTTTATLVLSQPNVPSSANQPIRRSFVPPVRDEESETQRKAHAKRVRETRRSTQGVTLEEVKTAEQLAKKKQAETTSIPASVTPDATESTDSKSELERRPSWRLCINDNNKNKFSLEDSRSKNNGGGGVNASSTITSITADTVITIPLRRSKAQEEEMKETTKENAAAATPATIQRRRRPKRRSTGVVQIDMEDFDPSGKDNTSSSQTGDSEPHSDDSESLSDRGSSSRQVSRPSSLGSSISDVRDEAPAANTQPSTPITTQQQQPTMAAAAAAVASGAMTPNGDIDYKKLWEESQVENERLRDRLRSTHEELAKCKDQLDNAFQVSNARNAMTEAEKRERRALERKLSEMEEELKESQKMVELLRSDIGKMRDENGALIRVISKLSK comes from the exons ATGGAGTCAAGAACAAATTCAGCCCTGTTTAAGAGGGCTGAACAACTGAGAAGGTGGGAGGAATCAGAGACAAACAAGGAACCTGCCTCAGCTCGTGTGGTTTCAAGGAGAATCCAATTCTCAGATGGATGTGTATTTCTCTCCGCTTGTGCTGCCGGTGACAAAGAAGAAGTACTCAAACTCATACGGCAAGGAGCTGACATAGACACCCCCAATGTTGATGGTTTAACTGCGCTGCATCAG GCCTGCATCGATGACAATTTGGATATGGTGGAGTTTTTGGTGGAGCATGGAGCTGACATCAATCGTGGAGATCATGAAGGCTGGACTCCTCTGCACGCCACAGCCTCTTGTGGATTTTTATCAATTGCCAG GTACCTGATTGAGAACAAGTCAGATGTTGCTGCTGTAAACAATGACGGTGAACTCCCTATTGATATTGCTGAAACAGAAGCCATGGAAGAGTTGCTTGAACGAGAAACACAGTTGCGAg GCATTGACTGCGATGCTGCTAGGAGCCAAGAGGAACGACAAATGCTTGCTGACACTAGTCGGTGGCTGGAAGGAGACCCGGCATCAGCTCGACTGCTCCAGCCGCACCCTAGAACCGGCGCTACTCCGCTCCATGTCGCTTCAGCCAAAGGTTACATCCGCGTGATGAGCATGCTCGTTCAGGGCGGAGGCGAGCTGAACATTCAAGACATTGACGGCTGGACACCATTACATGCGGCTGCCCATTGGGGACAGCGTGAAGCATGTCAACTCTTGTGCGAAAACATGGCGGACATGGAGGTCCGCAATTACGTG GGTCAGACTTGCTTTGATGTGGCCGATCCTGACATCATCCGGTTACTGGAAGAATGCAAGAAGCGTCAGGCCATCATTTTACGAGAGCGGCCAGAAGTGTACAATAATCGAGGCAACGCAAGGAACCAGTCACCACCCAAGAGACG ATCGTCGGTCACCCGTACCCCGCAAACGGAGAAAGCTGCCATCCAGGCTTCGTCCAAAATCACGGATAAGGTTCCCGGTGCCGTCATCATGGTCgacgaggaaaaagagaacagCAGTGGCGAACTATCCTCGCCCGTGGCCCCTCTTGCCGTCCAGGAGTCCTTTGATGAACGAGCCAAACCTGCCACAACCCCTGCCACAACCACCACATCCGTCCCGACTTCAACGAAAGATAATTCTCCTAGAGTG acttcGTCAAGCGGACCCCCTTCACGTCCACCACCTCCACCGGCCACTGATGTGGACAACCTGCCTTCGTCTCCATCACAGCAATCGGGTCAAATGATTGAAACCGAGGAGGATGTTCCTTCTTGGAGAAGACCTGGTTCTTTCCGGTCGAGGCAAGCTG CCAATGCTGCCAACGGCAGTGGAACATTGAACCACACTCCGGTCAAATCGGAGCGAGAAGGATTGAACCGGTCCATCTCTCAGCCTTTAACCCCTGTAGCGGCCGTCACGTCTTCTTCCTCCGCCACCCCTCAATCTTCTTCTACCACTTCGTCCAACCTCGCCTCAACCGCCTCATCCATCTCCTCGTCCACCTCCGCCTTGTCTACCGATACGGAAGTCACACTACGGAGAGCCCATAGTTTCGAGTCCGACGAACG TCGGTTGGGAACAGAATGCCCCGTCGAGCAGACGACAACGGCCACTTTGGTCCTATCGCAGCCCAACGTGCCGAGTTCGGCCAATCAGCCCATACGCAG GTCATTTGTTCCTCCAGTACGCGACGAAGAGTCAGAGACGCAGCGAAAGGCACACGCCAAGCGGGTCCGTGAAACCAGGCGTTCCACGCAGGGCGTCACGCTGGAAGAGGTCAAAACGGCCGAACAGCTAGCCAAGAAGAAACAGGCCGAAACC ACATCAATACCTGCGTCGGTCACCCCCGATGCTACCGAATCTACCGATTCGAAATCCGAACTGGAACGGCGGCCATCCTGGAGATTGTGCATCAACGATAACAATAAGAACAAG TTCTCATTGGAAGATTCACGGAGTAAGAACAACGGAGGAGGCGGTGTGAATGCCTCATCGACCATCACATCAATAACGGCCGACACTGTCATCACGATCCCGCTGCGTCGCTCCAAAGCCCAGGAAGAag aaatgaAGGAGACGACAAAGGAGAATGCGGCAGCTGCTACCCCAGCAACGATCCAGCGGAGGCGCCGGCCCAAACGGCGATCGACGGGTGTCGTTCAGATCGACATGGAG GATTTCGACCCTTCCGGCAAAGACAACACCTCCTCATCACAGACGGGCGACAGCGAACCTCATTCGGATGATTCAGAG TCGTTGTCGGATCGAGGGAGCAGTTCACGTCAAGTCTCCCGACCGTCTTCACTCGGCTCGTCCATCAGCGATGTGCGCGACGAAGCGCCGGCCGCCAACACTCAACCGTCGACGCCCATCACgacccagcaacaacagcccaCCATGGCAGCGGCAGCGGCCGCCGTCGCTTCCGGCGCCATGACTCCCAACGGCGACATTGAttacaaaaaa TTATGGGAGGAGAGCCAAGTGGAGAACGAACGGCTGCGCGATCGATTGCGGTCCACGCACGAAGAGTTGGCCAAATGCAAGGATCAGCTGGACAACGCCTTTCAAGTG AGTAATGCACGCAACGCCATGACGGAGGCGGAGAAACGCGAACGCCGAGCCCTCGAGCGGAAGCTCTCcgagatggaagaagagctCAAA GAATCCCAAAAGATGGTGGAGCTGCTCCGTTCGGACATTGGCAAGATGCGCGACGAGAATGGAGCACTCATCCGCGTCATCAGCAAACTCtccaagtaa